A single window of Agromyces aureus DNA harbors:
- a CDS encoding sensor histidine kinase, translated as MPENRISRAKLTTDIVLAVVFGLMSLPFALMGNWADLVAMLLFVGALAVRRLAPAWALGVAWAAATVQMAALRDLQFYDFAVLGVLYSTSAHGGRLLKWLGLVSAGAGALIATLYLQVLMPIFGGSGELTPQTWYAAAFILVGSLALLVLAWTAGLLARSIRDGREVRRREEAANRERALAEYRYTVEQERNRIARDMHDVVAHSLAVVIAQADGARFAAKTRPDAATEALSTIAGVARGALGDVRVLLAELRHREGAAPQPVLDDLSELIGGVVAAGLDVRRLETGEPRELGTGHQIAVYRIVQEALTNALRHGDTDAPVEVRFDWTDSGVSLMVANRMADAAGGPDAIATGSTATGATAAVSTGARHGITGMRERAQLVGGSLTAEPGRDGVFRVVASIPAQPRSTA; from the coding sequence GTGCCCGAGAACCGCATCAGCCGCGCGAAGCTGACGACCGACATCGTTCTGGCGGTCGTGTTCGGTCTCATGTCGCTGCCGTTCGCCCTCATGGGCAACTGGGCCGATCTGGTCGCCATGCTGCTCTTCGTCGGCGCCCTCGCCGTGCGCCGGCTCGCGCCCGCGTGGGCGCTCGGCGTCGCGTGGGCGGCGGCGACCGTGCAGATGGCCGCCCTCCGCGACCTGCAGTTCTACGACTTCGCCGTGCTCGGCGTGCTCTACTCGACCTCGGCCCACGGCGGGCGACTGCTGAAGTGGTTGGGACTCGTGTCGGCCGGTGCCGGTGCGCTGATCGCGACCCTGTACCTTCAGGTGCTCATGCCGATCTTCGGCGGGAGCGGGGAGCTCACGCCGCAGACCTGGTACGCCGCGGCGTTCATCCTCGTCGGGTCCCTCGCGCTCCTCGTCCTGGCCTGGACCGCAGGTCTGCTGGCGCGCTCGATCCGCGACGGGCGCGAGGTGCGCCGCCGTGAGGAGGCCGCGAATCGTGAACGGGCCCTCGCGGAGTACCGCTACACGGTCGAGCAGGAGCGCAACCGCATCGCGCGCGACATGCACGACGTCGTCGCGCACTCGCTCGCCGTCGTCATCGCCCAGGCCGACGGGGCACGGTTCGCGGCGAAGACCCGGCCCGATGCGGCAACCGAAGCGCTCTCGACGATCGCGGGGGTCGCGCGCGGCGCGCTCGGCGATGTGCGCGTGCTGCTGGCCGAGCTGCGGCATCGAGAGGGCGCCGCGCCGCAGCCCGTGCTCGACGACCTCAGCGAGCTCATCGGGGGCGTCGTCGCGGCCGGGCTCGATGTTCGCCGCCTCGAGACCGGCGAGCCGCGCGAGCTCGGCACCGGCCACCAGATCGCGGTCTACCGCATCGTGCAGGAGGCGCTCACCAATGCGCTGCGCCACGGCGACACCGATGCGCCGGTCGAAGTGCGTTTCGACTGGACCGACTCCGGCGTCTCGCTCATGGTCGCGAATCGCATGGCGGATGCCGCTGGCGGGCCGGACGCGATCGCGACCGGGTCCACGGCGACCGGGGCCACGGCCGCCGTGTCGACGGGCGCGAGGCACGGCATCACGGGTATGCGCGAGCGCGCGCAGCTCGTCGGCGGCAGCCTGACCGCGGAACCGGGCCGCGACGGC
- the era gene encoding GTPase Era, translating to MEGSTVAEYRAGFVSFVGRPNVGKSTLTNALVGEKVAITSSKPQTTRRAIRGIVHRDDGQLILVDTPGLHRPRTLLGERLNSLVQSTLGDVDVIAFCVPANEPIGPGDRFINEQLEQYPRAKKVAIVTKTDAAGKAKIAEQLLAVSELREWDAVIPVSAPRGEQLDVLVDELLALLPTSSQPLYPAEILTDEDTSERIAEFIREAALEGVTDELPHSIAVVVEDMLEREDKDLLEIYANLYVERDSQKGIIIGKGGSRLREVGATARAQIEGLLGRKVYLALHIKVAKDWQRDPKLLGRLGF from the coding sequence ATGGAAGGAAGCACCGTGGCTGAGTACCGCGCAGGATTCGTCTCGTTCGTGGGGCGCCCGAACGTCGGCAAGTCGACGCTCACGAACGCGCTCGTCGGCGAGAAGGTGGCGATCACGAGCTCGAAGCCGCAGACGACGCGTCGCGCGATCCGCGGCATCGTGCACCGCGACGACGGCCAGCTGATCCTCGTGGACACGCCGGGTCTGCACCGGCCGCGCACCCTGCTCGGCGAACGGCTCAACTCGCTCGTGCAGTCCACGCTCGGCGACGTCGACGTCATCGCGTTCTGCGTTCCGGCCAACGAGCCGATCGGACCGGGCGACCGGTTCATCAACGAGCAGCTCGAGCAGTATCCGCGTGCCAAGAAGGTCGCGATCGTCACCAAGACGGATGCCGCGGGCAAGGCGAAGATCGCCGAGCAGCTGCTCGCGGTGTCCGAGCTTCGCGAGTGGGACGCCGTCATCCCGGTGTCGGCGCCGCGAGGTGAGCAGCTCGACGTGCTCGTCGACGAGCTGCTCGCCCTGCTGCCGACGTCGAGCCAGCCGCTCTACCCGGCTGAGATCCTGACCGACGAGGACACCTCGGAGCGCATCGCCGAGTTCATCCGCGAGGCCGCGCTCGAGGGCGTCACCGACGAGCTGCCGCACTCGATCGCGGTCGTCGTCGAGGACATGCTCGAACGTGAAGACAAGGACCTGCTCGAGATCTACGCGAACCTCTACGTCGAGCGCGACAGCCAGAAGGGCATCATCATCGGCAAGGGGGGTTCGCGACTCCGCGAGGTCGGCGCCACGGCCCGCGCGCAGATCGAGGGGCTGCTCGGGCGCAAGGTCTACCTCGCGCTGCACATCAAGGTCGCGAAGGACTGGCAGCGCGATCCGAAGCTCCTCGGCCGCCTCGGGTTCTGA
- a CDS encoding hemolysin family protein: MQAWLFLASAFVFVAFGGLMAAVDAALGVTSRADVSELALGSRSRRSLLAIADDPGAHINAVNFVRIIAETTAAVLVTLAFVSFLDNVWWVLLWSALIMTAVSFVLVGASPRSVGRANAPVVLRLTAPVVHFLRVLLGPLANALVGLGNRVTPGRIRFAGVSSEEQLLSMVDEATELEVLEEGDRELIHSIFEFNDTVAREVMVPRTDMVTIEATAHLPQAMALFLNAGYSRIPVIEQDADDVAGILYLRDLARLGFERPLDAADLTVGELARPAVFVPDSMKADALLRQMQLASNHLAMVVDEYGGIAGLVTLEDVIEELVGDISDEYDREAAQIEELEPGRFRVNARLPIDELGELFGLDLDDEDVDSAGGLLAKELGRLAQPGEQAVVSGLVLKAERTEGRRKRISTILVERDQSLIDAQLAFESGDADGRKHRG, translated from the coding sequence ATGCAGGCCTGGCTCTTCCTCGCGTCGGCGTTCGTGTTCGTCGCGTTCGGCGGTCTCATGGCGGCCGTCGACGCCGCCCTCGGCGTCACCAGCCGGGCGGATGTCTCCGAGCTCGCGCTCGGCTCCCGCTCACGTCGTTCGCTGCTCGCCATCGCCGACGACCCGGGCGCGCACATCAATGCCGTCAACTTCGTTCGGATCATCGCCGAGACGACGGCGGCCGTGCTCGTCACGCTCGCGTTCGTGTCGTTCCTCGACAACGTGTGGTGGGTGCTGCTCTGGTCGGCGCTGATCATGACGGCCGTCTCGTTCGTGCTCGTGGGGGCGAGCCCCCGGAGCGTCGGGCGTGCGAACGCTCCGGTCGTGCTGCGCCTGACCGCCCCGGTCGTGCACTTCCTTCGCGTGCTCCTCGGCCCACTGGCCAATGCGCTCGTGGGCCTCGGCAACCGCGTGACGCCCGGCCGCATCCGCTTCGCGGGGGTCTCGAGCGAGGAGCAGCTGCTCAGCATGGTCGACGAGGCGACCGAGCTCGAGGTGCTCGAGGAGGGCGACCGCGAACTCATCCACTCGATCTTCGAGTTCAACGACACGGTCGCGCGCGAGGTCATGGTGCCGCGCACCGACATGGTCACGATCGAGGCGACGGCGCACCTGCCCCAGGCGATGGCCCTGTTCCTGAACGCCGGGTACTCGCGCATCCCCGTGATCGAGCAGGACGCCGACGACGTCGCCGGCATCCTGTACCTCCGCGATCTCGCGCGACTCGGGTTCGAGCGCCCGCTCGATGCCGCCGACCTCACGGTCGGCGAACTCGCACGCCCGGCCGTGTTCGTTCCCGACTCGATGAAGGCCGACGCACTGCTTCGGCAGATGCAGCTCGCGTCGAACCACCTCGCGATGGTGGTCGACGAGTACGGCGGCATCGCCGGACTCGTCACCCTCGAAGACGTCATCGAAGAGCTCGTGGGCGATATCTCCGACGAGTACGACCGCGAGGCCGCGCAGATCGAGGAGCTCGAGCCCGGCCGGTTCCGCGTCAACGCCCGACTGCCGATCGACGAGCTCGGCGAGCTGTTCGGCCTCGACCTCGACGATGAAGACGTCGACTCGGCGGGCGGCCTGCTCGCGAAGGAACTCGGTCGCCTCGCCCAGCCGGGCGAGCAGGCCGTGGTCTCGGGTCTCGTGCTGAAGGCCGAGCGCACCGAGGGCCGCAGAAAGCGCATCTCGACGATCCTCGTCGAACGCGACCAGTCCCTGATCGACGCCCAACTGGCGTTCGAGTCGGGAGACGCCGATGGAAGGAAGCACCGTGGCTGA
- the ybeY gene encoding rRNA maturation RNase YbeY — MSIEVNNESAVDVDEAVLQRLAVYVLDALHVHADAELAIVLVDEGAMEQLHVQWMDEPGPTDVLSFPMDELRPGSEENPTPPGLLGDVVLCPQVAEAQARTAGHPLIDELLLLTTHGMLHLLGFDHAEPEDEKEMFGLQRDLLVGFTMQERRR, encoded by the coding sequence GTGAGCATCGAGGTCAACAACGAATCCGCGGTCGACGTCGACGAGGCGGTGCTGCAGCGTCTCGCGGTCTACGTGCTCGACGCGCTGCACGTGCACGCCGACGCCGAGCTCGCGATCGTGCTCGTCGACGAGGGCGCCATGGAGCAACTGCACGTGCAGTGGATGGACGAACCCGGACCCACCGACGTGCTGAGCTTCCCCATGGACGAGCTGCGGCCCGGCAGCGAAGAGAACCCGACCCCGCCCGGGCTGCTCGGCGACGTCGTGCTGTGCCCGCAGGTCGCCGAGGCGCAGGCGCGCACCGCGGGGCATCCGCTCATCGACGAACTGCTGCTGCTCACCACGCACGGCATGCTGCACCTGCTCGGCTTCGACCACGCCGAACCCGAAGACGAGAAGGAGATGTTCGGCCTCCAGCGCGACCTCCTCGTCGGCTTCACCATGCAGGAGCGTCGTCGCTGA
- a CDS encoding PhoH family protein gives MVRLLGPQDRLLTTIQHEYPDVEVHVRGNEIGIRGDAADRLRVRRIIEELLELVRAGQDPTPTEVRSSARMIDADPESRPSELLGQVIVTSRGKTIRAKTEGQRAYVDAIDEHTVVFGIGPAGTGKTYLAMAKAVQALQRKEVSRIILTRPAVEAGERLGFLPGTLTDKIDPYLRPLYDALNEMMDPEMVPKLLASGTVEVAPLAYMRGRTLNDSFVVLDEAQNTTPEQMKMFLTRLGFGSKMVVTGDVTQVDLPGGASGLRLVTRILDRIEDIHFARLTSADVVRHSLVGQIVDAYTEFDQRAQAQRFERDQAREFANRAERRGHAGPRDHLPRKGSNS, from the coding sequence ATGGTGCGGCTGCTCGGTCCGCAGGATCGCCTGCTGACCACCATCCAGCACGAGTACCCCGACGTCGAGGTGCACGTGCGCGGCAACGAGATCGGCATCCGCGGCGACGCCGCGGATCGCCTGCGCGTCCGCCGCATCATCGAAGAACTCCTGGAGCTCGTGCGAGCAGGCCAGGACCCGACGCCCACCGAAGTGAGGAGTTCGGCCCGCATGATCGACGCCGATCCCGAATCCCGCCCGTCCGAACTGCTCGGGCAGGTCATCGTCACCTCCCGTGGCAAGACCATCAGGGCCAAGACCGAGGGGCAGCGAGCCTACGTCGACGCGATCGACGAGCACACCGTCGTCTTCGGCATCGGCCCGGCCGGCACGGGCAAGACCTACCTCGCGATGGCGAAGGCCGTCCAGGCCCTGCAGCGCAAGGAGGTCAGCCGCATCATCCTCACGCGTCCGGCCGTCGAGGCCGGCGAGCGACTCGGATTCCTCCCCGGCACGCTCACCGACAAGATCGACCCGTACCTGCGGCCGCTCTACGATGCGCTGAACGAGATGATGGACCCCGAGATGGTGCCGAAGCTCCTCGCCTCTGGCACCGTCGAGGTCGCGCCGCTCGCCTACATGCGCGGCCGAACGCTGAATGACTCGTTCGTCGTGCTCGACGAGGCCCAGAACACCACGCCCGAGCAGATGAAGATGTTCCTCACGCGCCTCGGCTTCGGGTCGAAGATGGTCGTCACGGGCGACGTCACCCAGGTCGACCTGCCCGGGGGAGCGAGCGGCCTCCGCCTCGTGACGCGCATCCTCGACCGCATCGAGGACATCCACTTCGCGCGCCTGACGAGCGCCGACGTCGTGCGGCACAGCCTCGTCGGGCAGATCGTCGACGCCTACACCGAGTTCGACCAGCGCGCCCAGGCGCAGCGCTTCGAGCGCGACCAGGCGCGCGAGTTCGCGAACCGCGCCGAACGACGCGGGCACGCCGGTCCGCGCGACCACCTTCCTCGAAAGGGCAGCAACTCGTGA
- a CDS encoding HIT domain-containing protein, producing MTATAEPTLFERIAAREIPADIVAETANVIAFHDIAPKAPVHVVVTPKTGAYRDVVELAAGDPALLAELVDVARGIAADLADGDFRLVFNTGAGAGQTVFHVHAHVLAGGLEEASLGG from the coding sequence ATGACCGCAACCGCCGAGCCGACCCTGTTCGAGCGCATCGCCGCGCGTGAGATCCCCGCGGACATCGTCGCCGAGACGGCGAACGTGATCGCGTTCCACGACATCGCGCCCAAGGCGCCGGTGCACGTGGTCGTCACCCCCAAGACGGGCGCCTACCGCGACGTCGTCGAACTCGCCGCGGGCGACCCGGCGCTGCTCGCCGAACTCGTCGACGTGGCCCGTGGCATCGCCGCCGACCTCGCCGACGGCGACTTCCGCCTCGTGTTCAACACGGGCGCCGGCGCCGGACAGACCGTCTTCCACGTGCACGCGCACGTCCTGGCCGGCGGTCTCGAGGAGGCCTCGCTTGGCGGATGA
- a CDS encoding 16S rRNA (uracil(1498)-N(3))-methyltransferase has protein sequence MSHLYLDEALELADAASGDLVRLGGDEARHAVTVSRVRVGEQLSVGNGRGVLATATVVETAPRELVLEVAEVRSTPAPSPRITLVQALAKGDRDELAVQAATELGVDAIVPWSASRSVSRWEGPKAEKGRARWASIVREATKQSIRPWMPEVAPLTSTAGLEALLDGARMLLLEPTATTPLTALDDDGRDFVLVVGPEGGIAPAEIERLVAAGAETVRLGDSVLRTSTAGPAAIAVLNARLGRW, from the coding sequence ATGAGTCACCTCTACCTCGACGAGGCCCTCGAACTGGCGGATGCGGCATCCGGCGACCTCGTGCGCCTCGGTGGCGACGAGGCGCGTCACGCGGTGACCGTCTCGCGTGTGCGCGTCGGCGAGCAACTGTCGGTCGGCAACGGCCGCGGCGTGCTCGCCACGGCGACCGTGGTCGAGACGGCGCCGCGCGAGCTCGTGCTCGAGGTCGCCGAGGTGCGCTCGACGCCCGCCCCGAGCCCTCGCATCACGCTCGTGCAGGCCCTCGCCAAGGGCGACCGCGACGAGCTCGCGGTGCAGGCCGCCACCGAGCTCGGCGTCGACGCGATCGTGCCGTGGTCGGCGAGCCGGTCGGTGTCGCGCTGGGAGGGGCCGAAGGCCGAGAAGGGTCGCGCCCGCTGGGCGAGCATCGTGCGCGAGGCGACCAAGCAGTCGATCCGCCCCTGGATGCCCGAGGTCGCACCGCTCACGTCGACCGCGGGACTCGAGGCCCTGCTCGACGGCGCCCGAATGCTGCTGCTCGAACCCACGGCCACGACGCCGCTCACCGCGCTCGACGACGACGGGCGCGACTTCGTGCTCGTCGTCGGCCCCGAGGGCGGCATCGCGCCCGCCGAGATCGAACGTCTGGTCGCGGCCGGCGCCGAGACCGTTCGCCTCGGCGACTCGGTGCTGCGCACGTCGACGGCGGGCCCGGCGGCCATCGCGGTGCTGAACGCCCGACTCGGGCGGTGGTGA
- the dnaJ gene encoding molecular chaperone DnaJ: protein MADHYEVLGVSREATPDEIKKAYRRLARELHPDVNPGAEASERFKSVTHAYDVLSDPKQRQQYDLGDQGGFGGGQGFGGFGDIFETYFGGAQQSRGPRSRRERGQDALIRVEVGLDEVIFGTHRDIEVDTAVVCQTCHGSCCQPGTSPVTCDICHGTGSIQRAVRSLLGNVMTSSPCGTCRGYGTVIATPCVTCQGQGRVRARRTVPVDIPAGVDTGVRLQMPGSGEAGPAAGPNGDLYLEIKVKNHDVFSRNGDDLLATLAVSMTDAILGTTAKIEALDGDVEVEIKAGLQSGEILTVKDRGVSKLRGSGRGDLRIGVQVLTPTKLSTKERDLVQQFASSKKAPAPELSHFQQGLFARLRDKFLG, encoded by the coding sequence GTGGCAGACCACTACGAGGTCCTCGGCGTCTCGCGCGAGGCGACCCCCGACGAGATCAAGAAGGCGTATCGCCGCCTGGCCCGCGAACTCCACCCCGACGTCAACCCCGGCGCCGAGGCCTCCGAGCGGTTCAAGTCGGTCACGCACGCGTACGACGTGCTCTCCGACCCGAAGCAGCGCCAGCAGTACGACCTCGGCGACCAGGGCGGGTTCGGCGGCGGGCAGGGCTTCGGCGGCTTCGGCGACATCTTCGAGACCTACTTCGGCGGCGCGCAGCAGAGCCGCGGCCCCCGATCCCGACGCGAGCGCGGTCAGGACGCGCTCATCCGCGTCGAGGTCGGACTCGACGAGGTCATCTTCGGCACGCACCGCGACATCGAGGTCGACACCGCCGTGGTGTGCCAGACCTGCCACGGATCGTGCTGCCAGCCGGGCACGTCGCCCGTCACGTGCGACATCTGCCACGGCACCGGTTCGATCCAGCGCGCGGTGCGCTCCCTGCTCGGCAATGTCATGACGTCGAGCCCCTGCGGCACCTGCCGCGGGTACGGCACCGTCATCGCGACGCCGTGCGTGACCTGCCAGGGCCAGGGGCGCGTGCGCGCGCGCCGCACGGTCCCGGTCGACATCCCCGCCGGTGTCGACACGGGCGTGCGCCTGCAGATGCCGGGTTCCGGCGAGGCCGGCCCGGCCGCAGGCCCCAACGGCGACCTCTACCTCGAGATCAAGGTCAAGAACCACGACGTGTTCAGCCGCAACGGCGACGACCTGCTCGCGACGCTCGCCGTGTCGATGACCGACGCGATCCTCGGCACCACGGCGAAGATCGAGGCGCTCGACGGCGATGTCGAGGTCGAGATCAAGGCGGGCCTGCAGAGCGGCGAGATCCTCACCGTGAAGGACCGCGGCGTCTCGAAGCTCCGCGGCAGCGGCCGCGGCGACCTCCGCATCGGCGTGCAGGTGCTCACCCCCACGAAGCTCTCGACGAAGGAGCGCGACCTCGTGCAGCAGTTCGCGTCGTCGAAGAAGGCGCCGGCGCCCGAGCTGAGCCACTTCCAACAGGGCCTGTTCGCCCGTCTCCGCGACAAGTTCCTCGGCTGA
- the hrcA gene encoding heat-inducible transcriptional repressor HrcA: MVSERSLAVLRAIVQDYVASREPVGSKAIVERHSFGVSAATIRNDMALLEEEELIAAPHTSSGRIPTDKGYRVFVDQLTDVRPMTRAQRHAIETFLGESSDLDELLARTVRLVAQLTKQLAVVQYPSFGSARVRHVELVSLSPDRVLCILITDSGQVEQRVAELPQPVDETALALHRARLNDLAGNRAMADAAESLSGEFADVPPADALVLRALAATLAEQARAQRQDRLVVAGAANLVRTEQDFPGSILGVIEAIEEQVVLLRLFGEMAADEHAVAVRIGRENASFGLGETSVLSSAFEIPGRDISRLGVVGPTRMDYSHSMAAVRAVARYLSRTLGEN, translated from the coding sequence ATGGTCTCCGAACGCAGCCTCGCCGTCCTCCGGGCGATCGTGCAGGACTACGTCGCCTCCCGCGAACCGGTGGGGTCGAAGGCCATCGTCGAGCGGCACTCGTTCGGCGTCTCGGCGGCCACGATCCGCAACGACATGGCCCTCCTCGAAGAGGAGGAGCTGATCGCGGCGCCGCACACGTCGTCCGGTCGCATCCCGACCGACAAGGGGTACCGCGTCTTCGTCGACCAGCTCACCGACGTGCGCCCGATGACGAGGGCGCAGCGGCACGCGATCGAGACCTTCCTCGGCGAGTCGAGCGACCTCGACGAACTCCTCGCGCGCACGGTGCGCCTCGTCGCCCAGCTGACCAAGCAGCTCGCGGTCGTGCAGTACCCGAGCTTCGGCAGCGCCCGCGTGCGGCACGTCGAACTCGTCTCGCTCTCGCCCGATCGGGTGCTCTGCATCCTCATCACCGACTCCGGCCAGGTCGAGCAACGCGTCGCCGAGCTTCCGCAGCCGGTCGACGAGACCGCGCTCGCGCTGCACCGCGCCCGGTTGAACGACCTCGCCGGCAATCGGGCGATGGCGGATGCCGCGGAGTCGCTGTCGGGCGAGTTCGCCGACGTCCCGCCGGCCGACGCGCTCGTGCTCCGCGCACTCGCGGCCACGCTCGCCGAGCAGGCCCGCGCCCAGCGGCAGGACCGCCTCGTGGTGGCCGGAGCCGCGAACCTCGTGCGCACCGAGCAGGACTTCCCGGGTTCGATCCTCGGCGTCATCGAGGCCATCGAAGAACAGGTGGTCCTCCTGCGACTGTTCGGCGAGATGGCCGCCGACGAGCACGCCGTCGCGGTGCGCATCGGCCGCGAGAACGCGTCGTTCGGCCTCGGCGAGACGTCGGTGCTCTCGAGCGCCTTCGAGATCCCGGGCCGCGACATCTCCCGACTCGGCGTCGTCGGCCCCACCCGCATGGACTACTCCCACAGCATGGCGGCCGTTCGCGCGGTCGCCCGATACCTCTCCCGCACGCTCGGCGAGAACTGA
- a CDS encoding DUF4870 domain-containing protein yields the protein MSDPNAGPSDPNVPPTPPQQPAAPQPAAAQPAAAPGAPLSREQDIQWGSFAHLGGILGFLPSLIIWLVFKDRGQFTNTEAKEALNFQITLVFAQIAIFILTSIITIITFGLGSILGLLSWAVWIVGVIFSIIAFLQAKEGRNYRYPFAIRLIK from the coding sequence ATGTCAGATCCCAACGCAGGCCCGTCCGATCCGAACGTGCCGCCCACGCCGCCGCAGCAGCCGGCAGCACCCCAGCCCGCAGCGGCGCAGCCCGCCGCGGCACCCGGGGCTCCGCTCTCGCGAGAGCAGGACATCCAGTGGGGCTCGTTCGCCCACCTCGGCGGAATCCTCGGATTCCTGCCGTCGCTCATCATCTGGCTCGTCTTCAAGGACCGAGGCCAGTTCACGAACACCGAGGCGAAGGAGGCGCTGAACTTCCAGATCACGCTCGTCTTCGCGCAGATCGCGATCTTCATCCTCACGTCGATCATCACGATCATCACGTTCGGCCTCGGCAGCATCCTCGGTCTGCTCTCCTGGGCCGTCTGGATCGTCGGCGTCATCTTCTCGATCATCGCCTTCCTCCAGGCCAAGGAGGGTCGCAACTACCGCTACCCCTTCGCCATCCGCCTCATCAAGTAG
- a CDS encoding DUF4870 domain-containing protein has translation MSDLPPPPPPQNPYEQSSQLSPSDEKLWATLIHIGGIFFSFIPALIGYLILKDKGPFVRAHTATALNFQITMTIAIIIGSVLSLVVIGLFIIAAVGIIVIVFSIIAAVKANQGEPYTYPLSIKFVS, from the coding sequence ATGTCCGACCTGCCACCTCCCCCGCCGCCGCAGAACCCCTACGAGCAGAGCTCGCAGCTGAGCCCGTCCGACGAGAAGCTCTGGGCGACGCTGATCCACATCGGCGGGATCTTCTTCAGCTTCATCCCCGCGCTGATCGGCTACCTGATCCTGAAGGACAAGGGGCCATTCGTGCGCGCGCACACGGCGACCGCGCTGAACTTCCAGATCACCATGACGATCGCGATCATCATCGGCAGCGTGCTGTCGCTCGTGGTCATCGGCCTCTTCATCATCGCGGCCGTCGGCATCATCGTGATCGTGTTCAGCATCATCGCCGCCGTCAAGGCGAACCAGGGCGAGCCCTACACGTACCCGCTCTCGATCAAGTTCGTGAGCTGA
- the hemW gene encoding radical SAM family heme chaperone HemW: MGSALPLGEPAPLDGLLPASAAEGAVDRAFGVYVHVPFCRVRCGYCDFNTYTASELRGARQVDYADQAIDEVRMSRRVLAASDVVPREAETVFFGGGTPTLLPADDLVRMLGAVRDEFGFAPGAEVTTEANPDSVVPDDLIRLAEGGFTRVSFGMQSAVPHVLSALDRTHDPARVPLVVRWARDAGLDVSLDLIYGTPGESLDDWRRSVDAVVAERPDHVSAYALIVEEGTKLHRQIRRGELAQPDDDLEADMYELADTAFAEAGFEWYEVSNWATDAAHRSRHNLGYWRGDDWWGVGPGAHSHVGGVRWWNAKHPAAYAERLAAGHSPAVGREVLDAPTRETERVLLLTRIREGIDIASLHTGGRHAVAGLIADELVDAKAALAGGLTLTRRGRLLADAVVRRLLED, from the coding sequence GTGGGTTCCGCGCTGCCGCTCGGCGAGCCGGCACCGCTCGACGGCCTGCTGCCCGCCTCGGCCGCCGAGGGCGCCGTCGATCGTGCCTTCGGCGTCTACGTGCACGTCCCGTTCTGCCGCGTGCGCTGCGGGTACTGCGACTTCAACACGTACACCGCCAGCGAACTCCGCGGCGCCCGCCAGGTCGACTACGCCGACCAGGCCATCGACGAGGTCCGGATGTCGCGGCGCGTGCTCGCGGCATCCGACGTCGTCCCTCGTGAGGCCGAGACGGTCTTCTTCGGGGGCGGAACGCCGACCCTGCTGCCCGCAGACGACCTCGTGCGCATGCTGGGTGCCGTTCGCGACGAGTTCGGGTTCGCACCGGGTGCCGAGGTCACGACCGAGGCGAATCCCGATTCCGTCGTGCCCGACGACCTGATCCGTCTCGCCGAGGGCGGCTTCACGCGCGTCTCGTTCGGCATGCAGTCGGCGGTGCCGCACGTGCTCTCGGCGCTCGACCGCACGCACGACCCGGCGCGGGTGCCGCTCGTGGTGCGCTGGGCGCGCGACGCCGGACTCGACGTGAGCCTCGACCTGATCTACGGCACGCCGGGGGAATCGCTCGACGACTGGCGGCGCAGCGTCGACGCGGTCGTCGCCGAGCGCCCCGACCACGTGAGCGCCTACGCCCTGATCGTCGAGGAGGGCACGAAGCTCCACCGGCAGATCCGCCGAGGGGAGCTGGCGCAGCCCGACGACGACCTCGAGGCCGACATGTACGAGCTCGCCGACACGGCGTTCGCCGAGGCCGGCTTCGAATGGTACGAGGTCAGCAACTGGGCGACGGATGCCGCGCACCGTTCCCGCCACAACCTCGGCTACTGGCGCGGTGACGACTGGTGGGGGGTCGGCCCCGGAGCCCACAGCCACGTCGGCGGGGTGCGCTGGTGGAACGCCAAGCATCCGGCCGCCTATGCCGAGCGCCTCGCGGCCGGCCACTCGCCCGCCGTCGGTCGCGAGGTGCTCGATGCGCCGACCCGCGAGACCGAGCGCGTGCTGCTGCTCACGCGCATCCGCGAGGGCATCGACATCGCCTCGCTCCACACGGGCGGCCGCCACGCCGTGGCCGGCCTCATCGCCGACGAGCTCGTCGACGCGAAAGCCGCCCTCGCCGGTGGCTTGACGCTCACCAGGCGAGGGCGGCTGCTCGCCGACGCCGTGGTGCGGCGCCTGCTCGAGGACTGA